The Candidatus Omnitrophota bacterium genome contains a region encoding:
- a CDS encoding SdpI family protein, with translation MEETTAFKTKTILFVGGMILIIMLLFSAWAWQQIPPDQKMPVHWGANGEVDRYGSKFEGLFLMPIIIGALIIPLAIFIPYLEPRKENFKQSRKVFYIIIFCVMFFMAGIHFATIMFALGYPVKIAAIVPAGVGILFIVIGNYLGKIRSNFFMGIRTPWTLSSELSWNKTHRLGGKLFVLMGIVMLAAGIFQIHILIPVISMLFCVGVMVIYSYVVWKSDPNKQTSGR, from the coding sequence ATGGAAGAAACCACTGCATTCAAAACCAAAACGATTCTATTCGTTGGCGGAATGATCCTCATTATCATGCTTCTCTTTTCAGCGTGGGCTTGGCAGCAAATCCCGCCGGATCAAAAGATGCCCGTGCATTGGGGAGCGAATGGCGAAGTCGACCGCTATGGCAGTAAATTCGAAGGCTTGTTTCTTATGCCGATCATCATAGGAGCTTTGATTATCCCCTTAGCGATATTCATTCCCTATCTCGAACCCCGGAAAGAAAATTTCAAACAATCGCGGAAAGTTTTTTATATCATCATCTTCTGCGTAATGTTCTTTATGGCTGGGATTCATTTCGCCACGATCATGTTCGCCTTGGGCTACCCGGTGAAAATCGCCGCCATTGTTCCGGCGGGAGTAGGAATCCTCTTTATCGTCATCGGCAACTATCTGGGCAAAATCCGCAGCAACTTCTTCATGGGCATCCGCACGCCGTGGACGCTGTCAAGCGAACTGTCATGGAACAAAACGCATCGGCTGGGCGGGAAGTTGTTCGTTTTGATGGGTATCGTTATGTTGGCGGCGGGGATATTTCAAATCCATATCTTGATTCCCGTTATCAGTATGCTCTTTTGCGTCGGCGTCATGGTAATATACTCGTACGTGGTTTGGAAATCCGATCCCAACAAACAGACATCGGGGCGCTGA
- a CDS encoding autorepressor SdpR family transcription factor, with product MNKVYRALSDPTRRRILELLRERDRTAGELADYFDLAKPTLSRHFTILKEADLIQGDKNGTTITYRLNVSLLEEALMALMNTFNINPRSE from the coding sequence ATGAACAAAGTCTATCGAGCGCTATCGGACCCCACCCGGCGGCGGATTTTGGAACTGCTGCGGGAACGGGATCGTACGGCGGGGGAGCTGGCCGACTATTTCGATCTGGCCAAGCCTACCCTGTCGCGCCATTTCACCATTCTCAAAGAAGCTGACCTGATCCAAGGCGACAAAAACGGGACGACGATCACCTACCGTCTCAACGTCTCGCTGTTGGAAGAGGCTCTGATGGCGCTGATGAATACGTTCAACATCAATCCAAGGAGCGAATAA